From Gimesia panareensis, the proteins below share one genomic window:
- a CDS encoding CpaF family protein — MESLRTKKLFLEPESYIPENREAELNFQKQKVLIHQELVDSLDLSMLAQISEKELSGEVRAVATEICDEHASILEGIDRERLLDELLSEVFGLGPLDQLMADSSISDILVNHAYEIHIERNGQLQESDVIFADNQHLMRIIQRIVSRVGRRIDEVNPMVDARLPDGSRINAIIPPLSLNGPSLSIRRFGTAPLGIDDLIEKQSVTPEIVDFLAAVVDSRISMLISGGTGSGKTTLLNALSNFIPREERLITIEDSAELILQHKHVVRLETKNDNTEGVGEISQRQLVKNSLRMRPDRIIIGEVRGAEALDMLQAMNTGHEGSMTTIHANDTRDALARLEMMVAMSGFELPLPVIRQYIANGIGIVLHASRMKGGQRCITRVSEIVALNERGDYQVEDIFGFEQTGVDEQGNATGNFYATGYRPACLKRMESSGIKLSEQIFEQKTFKV, encoded by the coding sequence ATGGAATCACTTCGCACGAAAAAACTGTTTCTGGAACCCGAAAGTTATATTCCGGAGAACAGAGAAGCAGAATTGAACTTTCAAAAACAGAAGGTCCTGATTCATCAGGAACTGGTCGATTCTCTCGATCTGTCGATGCTGGCTCAGATTTCAGAAAAAGAACTTTCTGGTGAAGTTCGAGCCGTTGCTACAGAGATCTGTGACGAACATGCATCGATCCTGGAAGGGATTGATAGAGAACGCCTGCTCGATGAACTGCTGAGTGAAGTATTCGGTCTGGGGCCCCTTGATCAGTTGATGGCTGATTCCAGTATCAGTGATATTCTGGTCAACCACGCTTACGAGATTCATATCGAACGCAATGGCCAGTTACAGGAGTCTGATGTCATCTTCGCTGATAATCAGCATCTGATGCGCATCATCCAGAGAATTGTTTCACGGGTTGGCAGACGTATTGATGAAGTGAATCCGATGGTCGATGCCCGTCTGCCGGACGGTTCCCGTATCAATGCCATCATTCCCCCACTGTCGCTCAACGGCCCTTCATTATCCATTCGCCGTTTCGGGACCGCTCCCCTGGGAATTGATGATCTGATTGAAAAGCAGTCAGTGACACCGGAGATTGTTGATTTTCTGGCTGCTGTTGTGGATTCCCGAATCAGCATGCTCATCTCGGGGGGAACAGGCAGTGGTAAAACAACACTCCTGAATGCATTGTCCAACTTCATTCCCCGTGAGGAACGTCTGATTACCATTGAAGACTCCGCGGAACTGATTTTGCAGCACAAGCATGTCGTTCGCCTCGAAACAAAAAATGATAACACAGAAGGGGTCGGAGAAATTTCCCAGCGGCAACTGGTGAAAAACAGCCTGCGTATGCGTCCGGATCGAATCATCATTGGTGAGGTTCGAGGAGCAGAAGCCCTGGATATGCTGCAGGCGATGAATACTGGTCATGAAGGTTCCATGACAACCATCCATGCCAATGATACCCGGGATGCTCTGGCTCGTCTGGAAATGATGGTTGCCATGAGTGGCTTTGAATTACCTCTTCCTGTGATTCGTCAGTACATTGCCAACGGTATTGGTATCGTGCTTCATGCTTCCCGAATGAAGGGGGGGCAGCGCTGTATCACCCGCGTCTCTGAAATTGTCGCGTTAAATGAACGGGGCGATTATCAGGTAGAAGATATTTTCGGGTTCGAACAGACCGGTGTGGATGAACAAGGGAATGCGACCGGTAATTTTTATGCAACAGGTTATCGACCTGCATGCCTGAAGCGAATGGAGTCTTCCGGGATTAAGCTGAGTGAGCAGATCTTTGAGCAGAAAACGTTCAAAGTCTGA
- the cpaB gene encoding Flp pilus assembly protein CpaB, translating to MAKISPGTMTAAIFAILLGLGAAYTVRQFLHKQPGPVVLAEDPPAKPQQAFIPIASRDLVPGQTLSLDDISILKIAPDQINKRFKPNGQQRIMGTEFIVNRVLKSPIKAGEPFYTVDLYATGMGPGLSENLEPGNRAVTVSIHKIGNVAGFSRPGAVVDVLFRSHETDGIPETTITLLEKVRVLAVGETAVPGHKVGMGKKESEDYPVTLEVSPEQGKVLKVVEDHGVLSLALRNPNENTEVVSAGRASDRLTLSNILGFIPNQRVSSMDIYRGGSLNTVHFKGNRAYKSQNWIDAIETPVASEVIPSGKAATTMKQSEKKTSEISTPVSGL from the coding sequence GTGGCAAAAATTAGTCCAGGAACAATGACGGCAGCGATTTTCGCAATTCTCTTAGGCTTGGGCGCGGCTTATACAGTGAGGCAGTTCCTGCACAAGCAGCCTGGCCCTGTTGTGCTGGCAGAGGACCCACCCGCTAAACCACAGCAGGCCTTTATCCCCATTGCCTCCCGGGACCTTGTGCCCGGCCAGACTTTGTCGCTAGATGACATTTCGATTCTGAAAATTGCTCCAGATCAAATCAACAAACGGTTCAAGCCCAACGGACAGCAGAGAATTATGGGGACTGAGTTCATTGTGAACCGCGTCTTGAAATCTCCCATCAAAGCTGGCGAACCATTTTACACCGTCGATCTGTATGCGACGGGAATGGGACCAGGGCTGTCTGAAAACCTTGAGCCGGGTAATCGGGCTGTGACAGTCTCTATTCATAAAATTGGCAATGTAGCCGGTTTCTCTCGCCCCGGAGCTGTGGTTGATGTCCTGTTCCGTTCACATGAAACCGACGGGATTCCAGAAACAACGATTACTCTGCTGGAAAAAGTCCGTGTACTGGCTGTTGGAGAGACTGCAGTACCCGGTCATAAAGTTGGCATGGGAAAGAAAGAATCTGAAGATTATCCGGTTACACTGGAAGTTTCCCCCGAACAGGGAAAAGTACTGAAAGTGGTTGAAGATCATGGGGTCCTGAGTCTGGCCCTGCGGAATCCTAACGAAAATACCGAAGTGGTTTCTGCAGGACGTGCCAGTGATCGACTGACTCTGTCGAATATTCTGGGATTCATCCCGAATCAGCGTGTCTCCAGCATGGATATTTATCGTGGCGGTAGTCTGAATACGGTTCATTTCAAAGGAAACCGTGCTTACAAAAGCCAGAACTGGATCGACGCGATCGAAACACCTGTTGCTTCTGAAGTGATTCCCTCCGGCAAAGCAGCAACAACGATGAAGCAAAGCGAGAAAAAGACTTCAGAGATCTCAACACCAGTCAGTGGTCTTTAA
- a CDS encoding Flp family type IVb pilin, with the protein MKMFQQFWNDEAGFVVSTELVLIATVLVLGMIVGLTTLRDQVIAELADVAAAMSNSNQSYSYSGITGHSSSTSGSLFDDNTDFCDQNTDTSDTFVHCISIIAATTGE; encoded by the coding sequence ATGAAGATGTTTCAGCAGTTTTGGAATGATGAAGCTGGTTTCGTCGTTTCAACAGAACTTGTGCTGATCGCTACTGTGTTGGTTCTCGGTATGATTGTCGGGTTGACCACACTGCGTGATCAGGTTATCGCAGAACTCGCAGACGTTGCAGCAGCAATGTCCAACAGCAACCAGAGCTATTCTTACTCTGGGATTACGGGCCACTCTTCCAGTACGTCCGGTTCACTGTTCGACGACAACACAGATTTCTGTGATCAGAACACTGATACCAGCGACACCTTCGTGCACTGCATCTCTATCATTGCAGCGACAACTGGTGAGTAG